The following are encoded in a window of Kitasatospora sp. NBC_01250 genomic DNA:
- a CDS encoding MFS transporter: MFRARDPFRRSQLAIAALFCFLGFQYGTWASRIPTIKAHLGLSAAEVGLLLMATGVGAAASFPLVALLMRRLGSRRLSVLSALCLGVILLAMAGLPNYPVALLVMLCDGVAVGALNVAMNAQGAALEVRYERTTMTKLHATFSAGSLCAALLASAVNAFTTALVAHFAVAAVLLLLLVGYARADLLTEDQQSAAEKTEKKSRRRFALPARLTLWMGLAMAFGTVTEGAMNDWSALYLKDVAKAAASSAPLGIAVVSVMMVLARIFADGWRERVGDARIVRVGSAIAGVGLALALLVGGVLPALIGFACVGLGIAAVTPCVYVAAARQGSDSLTLVATMGTVGLLAGPATIGFIASASGLVWGMGAVACAALLVSLCSTQIPWPPRAEAAAEAPAEAPAAA, translated from the coding sequence ATGTTCCGCGCCCGCGATCCGTTCCGCCGCTCCCAACTGGCGATCGCCGCACTGTTCTGCTTCCTCGGGTTCCAGTACGGCACTTGGGCCTCGCGGATCCCCACCATCAAGGCGCACCTGGGCCTGAGCGCGGCCGAGGTGGGTCTGCTGCTGATGGCCACCGGCGTGGGCGCCGCCGCCTCGTTCCCGCTGGTCGCGCTGCTGATGAGGCGCCTGGGCTCGCGGCGGCTGTCCGTCCTGTCGGCGCTCTGCCTCGGGGTGATCCTGCTGGCGATGGCCGGGCTGCCGAACTATCCCGTCGCCCTGCTGGTCATGCTCTGCGACGGCGTCGCCGTCGGGGCGCTGAACGTCGCGATGAACGCGCAGGGGGCGGCGCTCGAAGTCCGGTACGAGCGGACCACGATGACCAAGCTGCACGCCACCTTCAGCGCCGGTTCGCTCTGCGCGGCGCTGCTCGCCTCCGCAGTGAACGCCTTCACCACCGCCCTGGTGGCGCACTTCGCGGTGGCCGCCGTCCTGCTGCTCCTGCTGGTCGGCTACGCCCGCGCCGACCTGCTGACGGAGGACCAGCAGTCGGCCGCGGAGAAGACGGAGAAGAAGAGCCGCCGCCGGTTCGCCCTGCCCGCGCGCCTGACGCTGTGGATGGGCCTGGCGATGGCGTTCGGCACGGTGACCGAGGGCGCCATGAACGACTGGTCGGCGCTCTACCTGAAGGACGTCGCCAAGGCGGCGGCCTCGTCGGCGCCACTGGGCATCGCGGTCGTCTCGGTGATGATGGTGCTGGCCCGGATCTTCGCCGACGGCTGGCGCGAGCGGGTGGGCGACGCGCGGATCGTGCGGGTCGGCAGCGCAATTGCCGGCGTCGGCCTGGCGCTGGCCCTGCTGGTCGGCGGCGTGCTGCCGGCGCTGATCGGCTTCGCCTGCGTGGGCCTGGGCATCGCCGCCGTCACACCGTGCGTCTACGTGGCCGCGGCCCGGCAGGGCTCGGACTCGCTCACCCTGGTCGCCACCATGGGCACGGTCGGCCTGCTGGCCGGGCCGGCCACGATCGGCTTCATCGCGAGTGCGAGCGGCCTGGTCTGGGGCATGGGCGCGGTCGCCTGCGCCGCGCTGCTGGTCTCCCTGTGCAGCACGCAGATCCCCTGGCCGCCCCGCGCCGAGGCCGCCGCCGAGGCACCGGCCGAGGCGCCCGCCGCAGCCTGA
- a CDS encoding GNAT family N-acetyltransferase has translation MNQDIRIRPIHDGDWDAIVALEAATYTDGELSEERAALESRGRVAPGTSFVLERERRLLGYVLALPYPVDRYPDLSRAEHRAHRSRNLHLHDLVIAPGARGRRLGTRLLAHLTATAAAKGYERISLVAVGGAHTFWAAHGFAAHPGIALPTGYGPDAHYMSSTVPEHPSGTVPGHRSEESKPVSDLSPGSPSEDEVG, from the coding sequence ATGAACCAGGACATCCGCATCCGGCCGATCCACGACGGCGACTGGGACGCGATCGTCGCACTGGAGGCCGCCACCTACACCGACGGCGAACTCTCGGAGGAGCGAGCCGCGTTGGAGTCCCGGGGCCGGGTCGCGCCCGGCACCAGCTTCGTGCTGGAGCGCGAACGGCGTTTGCTGGGCTACGTGTTGGCGCTGCCCTACCCGGTGGACCGCTACCCGGACCTGAGCCGGGCGGAGCACCGCGCCCACCGGTCGCGCAACCTGCACCTGCACGACCTCGTCATCGCCCCGGGTGCGCGTGGCCGGCGGCTGGGCACCCGGCTGCTGGCCCACCTCACCGCGACGGCCGCGGCCAAGGGCTACGAGCGGATCTCGCTGGTCGCCGTCGGCGGGGCGCACACCTTCTGGGCCGCGCACGGCTTCGCCGCCCACCCCGGGATCGCGCTCCCAACGGGGTACGGCCCGGACGCGCACTACATGTCCAGCACGGTGCCCGAGCACCCGTCCGGCACGGTGCCCGGGCACCGGAGCGAGGAGTCGAAGCCCGTCAGCGACCTGTCCCCCGGGTCACCCTCAGAAGACGAAGTAGGCTGA
- a CDS encoding type III PLP-dependent enzyme, with protein sequence MTHTNTRLRAALAAATEDQLVYDLAGIQDQYATLQRELPEVAIRFAMKACPVDEVLTALARQGAGFDAASPSEIEQALGTGVPVERIHYGNTIKSDRNIADAYRLGVRDFATDSLPDVAAIAANAPGARVFCRLATSGEGALWGLSRKFGCSAEDAVLVLAAAQAAGLTPAGVSVHVGSQQMTAEAWRDTFEQLADVIEELGRHGIRLAHVNLGGGLPALGYRDRRGTRLDPPLEKIFTAIREGMQRLRAVAGSCGGAPLHFLMEPGRYLVADHGAIRAHVYRLSARQQLDGERQYWLYLSCGKFNGLYEMDQLQYQLEFPSHPQATDADHVPAVVAGPTCDSDDAYPHEDDLVRVPRAVESGEPVWIFSCGAYATSYMTQGFNGFSPVPYTLLPGEGPDR encoded by the coding sequence ATGACGCACACCAATACCCGGCTGCGCGCTGCCCTGGCAGCCGCCACCGAGGACCAACTCGTCTACGACCTCGCCGGAATCCAGGACCAGTACGCAACGCTGCAGCGGGAGTTGCCCGAGGTGGCGATCCGCTTCGCCATGAAGGCCTGCCCGGTGGACGAGGTGCTCACCGCACTGGCCCGGCAGGGCGCCGGCTTCGACGCGGCGAGCCCGAGCGAGATCGAGCAGGCGCTCGGCACCGGCGTGCCGGTCGAACGGATCCACTACGGCAACACCATCAAGTCCGACCGGAACATCGCCGACGCCTACCGGCTCGGCGTCCGGGACTTCGCCACCGACAGCCTGCCGGACGTGGCGGCGATCGCCGCCAACGCGCCGGGCGCCCGGGTGTTCTGCCGACTGGCCACCAGTGGAGAAGGGGCGCTCTGGGGCCTGAGCCGGAAGTTCGGCTGCTCGGCCGAGGACGCGGTGCTGGTGCTGGCGGCGGCGCAGGCGGCGGGTCTGACGCCGGCCGGGGTGTCCGTGCACGTCGGCTCGCAGCAGATGACGGCCGAGGCCTGGCGCGACACCTTCGAGCAACTCGCGGACGTGATCGAGGAACTGGGTCGGCACGGGATCCGCCTCGCGCACGTCAACCTCGGCGGCGGCCTGCCCGCGCTCGGCTACCGCGACCGGCGCGGCACCCGGCTGGACCCGCCGCTGGAGAAGATCTTCACCGCGATCCGCGAGGGCATGCAGCGACTGCGGGCGGTGGCCGGCTCCTGCGGCGGCGCCCCGCTGCACTTCCTGATGGAACCCGGGCGCTACCTGGTCGCCGACCACGGCGCGATCCGGGCGCACGTCTACCGGCTCTCCGCGCGGCAGCAACTCGACGGGGAGCGGCAGTACTGGCTCTACCTGAGCTGCGGGAAGTTCAACGGGCTCTACGAGATGGACCAGTTGCAGTACCAGCTGGAGTTTCCCTCGCACCCGCAGGCGACGGACGCGGACCACGTGCCCGCCGTGGTCGCCGGCCCCACCTGCGACAGCGACGACGCCTACCCGCACGAGGACGACCTGGTGCGGGTGCCGAGGGCCGTCGAGTCCGGGGAGCCGGTCTGGATCTTCTCCTGCGGCGCCTACGCCACCAGCTACATGACCCAGGGCTTCAACGGGTTCAGCCCGGTGCCCTACACCCTCCTCCCAGGCGAAGGTCCCGACCGATGA
- a CDS encoding DUF6271 family protein, with protein sequence MRRICLTLPTNRACEATISAIREEARYAATHFEVEVHLLILDSSDEPTFAVHAKAVDGADPVPGVVVHHLDEAAQRDFLQRTIERSGLAEPELLLDLMLPEGVSYGACTNRAFLIAAALGCASVHRRDSDSDYQLSDGEPVFPILHELRSLGRRAGEAADGVTESTLDPAHEHKPVVLVGSSFIGELSVDISEIQQLDPEVYHDVVSLWAPEHWSAEQKRELVAESFRGAGTDPFTEDLATLDIVDPMRLDMCNISFAQVQELVPLPPARDTIGSDYFLMHLVQDAKLPGVLHNRHIVNFYTGERRTDAGFLAYQLRFTKFFLSMLYFNAVYEQLAAAGESLLDDRQQVRPRAVAAIVRESAGLDTAENLRRLAVIDRCYRRLGGRYAQFADLLAPRHDQLLDEARLDIENFALLIEAWEPLIRASRATSVHPLPR encoded by the coding sequence ATGCGACGCATCTGCCTGACCCTGCCCACCAACCGGGCCTGCGAGGCCACGATCTCGGCGATCCGCGAGGAAGCCCGGTACGCGGCAACGCACTTCGAGGTCGAGGTGCACCTGCTGATCCTGGACTCCTCGGACGAGCCGACCTTCGCCGTGCACGCCAAGGCGGTCGACGGGGCCGACCCGGTCCCGGGCGTCGTGGTGCACCACCTGGACGAGGCGGCCCAGCGGGACTTCCTGCAGCGGACGATCGAGCGCTCCGGCCTCGCGGAGCCCGAGCTGCTGCTCGACCTGATGCTGCCCGAGGGCGTCTCCTACGGGGCCTGCACCAACCGCGCCTTCCTGATCGCCGCCGCGCTCGGCTGTGCGTCGGTGCACCGCAGGGATTCCGACAGCGACTACCAACTCAGCGACGGCGAACCGGTCTTCCCGATCCTGCACGAGCTGCGCTCGCTGGGCAGGCGGGCCGGCGAGGCGGCCGATGGCGTCACCGAGAGCACGCTGGACCCGGCGCACGAGCACAAGCCCGTGGTCCTGGTGGGCAGTTCCTTCATCGGTGAACTCTCGGTGGACATCAGCGAGATCCAGCAGCTGGACCCGGAGGTCTACCACGACGTGGTCAGCCTGTGGGCACCGGAGCACTGGTCGGCCGAGCAGAAGCGGGAGTTGGTGGCGGAGTCGTTCCGCGGCGCCGGCACCGACCCGTTCACCGAGGACCTCGCCACGCTGGACATCGTCGACCCGATGCGGCTGGACATGTGCAACATCAGCTTCGCGCAGGTGCAGGAGCTGGTGCCGCTGCCGCCCGCGCGGGACACCATCGGCAGCGACTACTTCCTCATGCACCTGGTGCAGGACGCGAAGCTGCCGGGCGTGCTGCACAACCGGCACATCGTGAACTTCTACACCGGCGAGCGGCGCACCGACGCCGGATTCCTGGCCTACCAGCTGCGGTTCACCAAGTTCTTCCTGTCGATGCTCTACTTCAACGCCGTCTACGAGCAGCTGGCCGCGGCCGGCGAGAGCCTGCTGGACGACCGCCAGCAGGTGCGCCCGCGTGCGGTCGCCGCGATCGTGCGGGAGAGCGCCGGCCTGGACACCGCGGAGAACCTGCGGCGGCTGGCCGTCATCGACCGCTGCTACCGCCGGCTCGGCGGCCGGTACGCGCAGTTCGCCGACCTTCTGGCACCCCGCCACGACCAGCTGCTCGACGAGGCGCGGCTGGACATCGAGAACTTCGCTCTGCTGATCGAGGCCTGGGAGCCGCTGATCCGGGCGAGCAGGGCCACGAGCGTCCATCCGCTGCCCCGGTAG
- a CDS encoding phytanoyl-CoA dioxygenase family protein — MPTSDDRYLHRAASSLPYFSADGEAYLTPTPLRDLKKVRPLRVLSEADFAFWQTYGYVVVREAIPAEAAQQLLDFAWDFQGLDPDRPETWYEEQSFRSELEQELHVYGFVEAYQHQLIWDSRQAQRVYDAFVDVWDCEELWVTLDRLNLNPPNVRTRDRALIAPTDKGFDIELHWDVDSTLSVLPQRVQGIIALNDTRPELGGFQCNPELFRRFEQWRMDQPADRDPIRPAVDREEFPVVRPELKAGDLLIWNGMLAHGVARNTSEDGVRSVQYLSMMPALEEAEEMRRSRIESWRTLSTPTWNRTLVGDAKRHESLRYGAAELTGLGEKLLGLRSWNATDAKPADIEASSGGRSCDASA; from the coding sequence ATGCCGACGTCTGACGACCGATATCTGCATCGAGCCGCTTCCTCCCTCCCGTACTTCAGCGCGGACGGCGAGGCCTACCTCACGCCCACCCCGCTGCGGGACCTCAAGAAGGTGCGCCCGCTGCGGGTGCTCTCCGAGGCGGACTTCGCGTTCTGGCAGACGTACGGCTACGTGGTGGTCAGGGAGGCGATCCCGGCCGAGGCGGCCCAGCAACTGCTGGACTTCGCCTGGGACTTCCAGGGGCTCGACCCGGACCGGCCGGAGACCTGGTACGAGGAGCAGAGCTTCCGCTCCGAGCTGGAGCAGGAGTTGCACGTCTACGGCTTCGTCGAGGCGTACCAGCACCAGCTGATCTGGGACAGCCGCCAGGCCCAGCGGGTCTACGACGCGTTCGTGGACGTGTGGGACTGCGAGGAGCTGTGGGTGACGCTGGACCGGCTCAACCTCAACCCGCCCAACGTCAGGACCCGCGACCGCGCCCTGATCGCACCCACCGACAAGGGCTTCGACATCGAGCTGCACTGGGACGTGGACTCCACGCTGAGCGTGCTGCCACAGCGGGTGCAGGGGATCATCGCGCTGAACGACACCCGCCCGGAGCTCGGCGGGTTCCAGTGCAACCCCGAGCTGTTCCGCCGCTTCGAGCAGTGGCGGATGGACCAGCCCGCCGACCGGGACCCGATCCGCCCCGCCGTCGACCGCGAGGAGTTCCCGGTGGTCCGGCCCGAGTTGAAGGCCGGCGACCTGCTGATCTGGAACGGCATGCTGGCGCACGGGGTGGCTCGCAACACCTCCGAGGACGGCGTCCGCTCGGTGCAGTACCTGTCCATGATGCCCGCGCTGGAGGAGGCCGAGGAGATGCGGCGCTCGCGGATCGAGTCGTGGCGCACGCTCTCCACGCCCACCTGGAACCGGACGCTGGTCGGCGACGCCAAGCGGCACGAGTCGCTGCGCTACGGCGCCGCCGAGCTGACCGGGCTGGGCGAGAAGCTGCTGGGTCTGCGGTCCTGGAACGCCACGGACGCCAAGCCCGCGGACATCGAGGCGTCGAGCGGGGGACGGTCATGCGACGCATCTGCCTGA
- a CDS encoding MerR family transcriptional regulator yields the protein MGLMSIGEFAHLSRLSPKALRLYDELGLLVPARVDAATGYRRYADAQLDQARLVSSLRRLGVPLARIKEVLSLEPASAAEAIRAHWAWSEAEHAAQRVLVARLVDRLHGEKPAMYEVTVRDIPERSLLSRISRVHQDELEEVTRELFIRRLRGGGAPRTEGVAGAPFIVYHGEVSGDSDGPVEWCWPVPAERAEEVATGFPDLTLRTEPAHQEAFVRQDAPGRWVSSAQAEVAVESLYAWAADRHRRPSGGLRGVLVPDPAGTGAGPYCEFAIALR from the coding sequence ATGGGCCTGATGAGCATCGGCGAGTTCGCGCACCTGTCGCGACTCTCCCCCAAGGCGCTGCGGCTCTACGACGAGCTCGGGCTGCTGGTGCCGGCCCGGGTGGACGCGGCGACCGGCTACCGCCGGTACGCGGACGCGCAGCTGGACCAGGCCCGCCTGGTCTCCTCGCTGCGCCGGCTCGGCGTCCCGCTGGCGCGGATCAAGGAGGTCCTCTCGCTGGAGCCGGCGTCGGCCGCCGAGGCGATCCGCGCCCACTGGGCCTGGAGCGAGGCCGAGCACGCCGCCCAGCGCGTCCTGGTGGCCCGCCTCGTCGACCGTCTTCACGGAGAGAAGCCCGCCATGTACGAGGTCACCGTCCGCGACATCCCCGAGCGCAGCCTGCTCAGCCGGATCAGCCGGGTCCACCAGGACGAGCTGGAGGAGGTGACCCGGGAGCTGTTCATCCGCCGTCTGCGGGGCGGCGGCGCGCCGCGGACCGAGGGGGTCGCCGGAGCACCGTTCATCGTCTACCACGGAGAGGTGAGCGGGGACAGCGACGGCCCGGTCGAGTGGTGCTGGCCCGTCCCCGCGGAGCGGGCCGAGGAGGTCGCCACCGGGTTCCCCGACCTCACGCTGCGCACCGAGCCCGCGCACCAGGAGGCGTTCGTCCGCCAGGACGCGCCGGGGCGGTGGGTCAGCAGCGCGCAGGCGGAAGTCGCCGTCGAGAGCCTGTACGCCTGGGCCGCCGACCGGCACCGCCGACCGTCCGGCGGGCTGCGGGGCGTGCTGGTCCCGGACCCGGCCGGCACGGGCGCCGGGCCGTACTGCGAGTTCGCGATCGCGCTGCGCTGA
- a CDS encoding DUF6879 family protein, translating to MPVKAPDFTTLLQGARRTAAHLELRDNYRTTGEAPGVQLIRETAARGVVLRRARITDEPGADAATLAASCAAGELVRWLPRTRASGIALPGRDFWLIDTRLVLFHWYADDGAWAGHHFTGDPGAVRLCSAAFEAVWARALPHAPDRAGGTSLGPARSTWEHLHP from the coding sequence ATGCCAGTGAAAGCGCCGGACTTCACCACACTGCTGCAGGGCGCACGGCGCACGGCGGCGCACCTGGAGCTGCGCGACAACTACCGCACCACCGGCGAGGCTCCCGGCGTGCAGCTGATCCGCGAGACCGCGGCGCGGGGCGTGGTGCTGCGCCGCGCCCGGATCACGGACGAGCCGGGAGCCGACGCCGCCACCCTGGCCGCCTCCTGCGCCGCCGGCGAGCTGGTCCGCTGGCTGCCGCGGACCAGGGCCTCGGGCATCGCGCTGCCGGGCAGGGACTTCTGGCTGATCGACACCCGCCTGGTGCTCTTCCACTGGTACGCCGACGACGGCGCGTGGGCCGGCCACCACTTCACCGGGGACCCCGGCGCCGTCAGGCTCTGCAGCGCGGCGTTCGAAGCGGTCTGGGCCCGGGCCCTTCCGCATGCGCCGGACCGTGCCGGTGGCACATCGCTCGGCCCGGCGCGCAGCACCTGGGAGCACCTGCACCCGTGA
- a CDS encoding LppU/SCO3897 family protein, with translation MSSPYPPPQSNPYATAAPPQQPQPAPYGAPPAYGAPAPAYGSPAPAYGAPAPAPAYGAPAPAYGAPAPAYGAPAPAYGAPAYGAQPYGAPAPAYAPPGVLTCRFCGGFPAVQTTVRGHQGMIIIMRFLRQPGPFCRTCGTAMVRHMSARTLVQGWWGYLSSVMTPITLLRNLVAHNKIKRLPPAAPGPLGPQLDPGKPLLRRPAALMLLVPAAGIALFLALVVFGAAVGHSTNSNDNSPFNSTAGLHTPLPLDIVTGDCLHNTGTDDSPALKQLPCSDPSAELKVLGRVNGATDGETACDKYPNYEKSFTHHETGNNYVLCLVTNKPAAGAGT, from the coding sequence TTGAGTTCGCCCTACCCGCCGCCGCAGTCCAACCCGTACGCCACCGCCGCCCCGCCGCAGCAGCCGCAGCCCGCTCCGTACGGCGCGCCGCCGGCCTACGGCGCCCCGGCCCCCGCGTACGGTTCGCCCGCGCCCGCCTACGGCGCCCCAGCCCCGGCCCCGGCCTACGGTGCCCCGGCGCCCGCCTACGGCGCGCCCGCCCCGGCCTACGGCGCGCCCGCCCCGGCCTACGGCGCCCCCGCCTACGGCGCGCAGCCCTACGGCGCCCCCGCCCCCGCCTACGCCCCGCCCGGCGTCCTCACCTGCCGGTTCTGCGGCGGCTTCCCGGCCGTGCAGACGACCGTCCGCGGCCACCAGGGCATGATCATCATCATGCGGTTCCTCCGCCAGCCCGGCCCGTTCTGCCGGACCTGCGGCACGGCGATGGTCCGCCACATGTCGGCCCGCACGCTCGTCCAGGGCTGGTGGGGCTACCTCTCCTCGGTGATGACCCCGATCACCCTGCTGCGCAACCTGGTCGCCCACAACAAGATCAAGCGCCTGCCGCCCGCCGCGCCCGGCCCGCTCGGACCGCAGCTCGACCCGGGCAAGCCGCTGCTTCGCCGCCCGGCGGCGCTGATGCTGCTCGTGCCGGCGGCCGGGATCGCGCTGTTCCTCGCCCTGGTGGTGTTCGGCGCCGCGGTCGGCCACAGCACGAACAGCAACGACAACTCGCCGTTCAACTCCACCGCGGGCCTGCACACCCCGCTGCCGCTCGACATCGTGACCGGCGACTGCCTGCACAACACCGGCACCGACGACAGCCCGGCGCTCAAGCAGCTGCCCTGCTCCGACCCGAGCGCCGAGCTCAAGGTGCTGGGCCGGGTCAACGGCGCCACCGACGGTGAGACCGCCTGCGACAAGTACCCGAACTACGAGAAGTCGTTCACCCACCACGAGACCGGCAACAACTACGTGCTCTGCCTGGTGACGAACAAGCCCGCGGCCGGCGCCGGCACCTGA
- a CDS encoding GntR family transcriptional regulator — protein sequence MSSDGGSTAQLRAEEPQAEPSAQVPAGDPAAARVPKYYGLKRHLLQLTETQPAGTPVPPERALAAQFDTSRTTVRQALQELVVEGRLERIQGKGTFVAKPKVAQALQLTSYTEDMRAQGLEPTSRLIEVGYITADEHLAPLLDIKPGSRVLRIERLRLANGDPMAIEVAHLSAKRFPALRRNLVKHNSLYAALREVYDVVVAEAEETIETTLANPREAGLLGSDLGLPMLQLSRHSFDAQGAPVEWVRSIYRGDRYKFITRLQRPGQ from the coding sequence ATGAGCAGCGACGGGGGCAGCACGGCCCAGCTTCGGGCGGAGGAGCCCCAGGCGGAGCCGTCCGCCCAGGTGCCGGCGGGCGATCCCGCCGCGGCGCGGGTGCCCAAGTACTACGGACTGAAGCGCCACCTGCTCCAGCTCACCGAGACCCAGCCGGCCGGCACCCCGGTCCCGCCGGAGCGCGCGCTGGCCGCGCAGTTCGACACCTCGCGCACCACCGTGCGCCAGGCGCTCCAGGAACTGGTGGTGGAGGGCCGGCTGGAGCGGATCCAGGGCAAGGGCACCTTCGTGGCCAAGCCCAAGGTCGCCCAGGCGCTCCAGCTCACCTCCTACACGGAGGACATGCGCGCCCAGGGCCTGGAGCCCACCTCGCGGCTGATCGAGGTCGGCTACATCACCGCCGACGAGCACCTCGCCCCGCTGCTCGACATCAAGCCCGGCAGCCGGGTGCTGCGGATCGAGCGCCTGCGCCTGGCCAACGGCGACCCGATGGCCATCGAGGTGGCGCACCTGTCCGCCAAGCGGTTCCCCGCGCTGCGGCGCAACCTGGTCAAGCACAACTCGCTCTACGCCGCGCTGCGCGAGGTGTACGACGTGGTGGTGGCCGAGGCCGAGGAGACGATCGAGACCACGCTGGCCAACCCGCGCGAAGCCGGGCTGCTCGGCTCGGACCTCGGGTTGCCGATGCTGCAGCTGTCGCGGCACTCCTTCGACGCACAGGGGGCGCCGGTGGAGTGGGTGCGGTCGATCTACCGGGGGGACCGGTACAAGTTCATCACCCGGCTGCAGCGGCCGGGGCAGTAA
- a CDS encoding extracellular solute-binding protein: MKRQLIAAVGVAAMVVGLAACGSSSKKDDSAGGKPANYNGKTITAWLMSGSASQAWQDGVKADFESQYPGAKLNIQIQKWDGIGAKVTTGLSDNSVDVLEVGNTQTAGYAASGGLLDLTSAKADLGGNDWAANLNASSVLDGKQYAAPWYFTNRVVIYNKALWTKAGITGTPKTLDEFYGDLDKLKATQGVSQPIYLPGQEWYTYFGLLAGQGGQIAKQNGSTWVGNLESPEAKDAFATYQKLQSYSTAPKDKDEATPEQTTVFSKGDVGAMIGLGWEAPDPKDIPADQVGYFPLPGKTADKPSGVFLGGSNLAIAQDTKNPDLAKGLLKIMLSDKYEGQMASAGLIPNKTSLDSLATTPFAQAAIPASANGSTTPNTPNWANVENTPNPIKDFLAAVLQGADYDSTAKKYDDTMTKLLGQKQ, translated from the coding sequence GTGAAGCGTCAGCTCATCGCGGCGGTCGGCGTCGCGGCCATGGTCGTCGGCCTCGCGGCGTGTGGCTCGTCCAGCAAGAAGGACGACAGCGCGGGCGGCAAGCCGGCCAACTACAACGGCAAGACCATCACCGCGTGGCTCATGTCCGGTTCGGCCTCGCAGGCCTGGCAGGACGGCGTCAAGGCCGACTTCGAGTCCCAGTACCCGGGGGCCAAGCTCAACATCCAGATCCAGAAGTGGGACGGCATCGGGGCGAAGGTCACCACCGGTCTGTCCGACAACTCGGTGGACGTGCTGGAGGTCGGCAACACCCAGACCGCCGGCTACGCGGCCAGCGGCGGCCTGCTGGACCTCACCTCGGCCAAGGCCGACCTCGGCGGCAACGACTGGGCCGCCAACCTGAACGCCTCCTCGGTGCTGGACGGCAAGCAGTACGCCGCCCCGTGGTACTTCACCAACCGCGTGGTCATCTACAACAAGGCGCTGTGGACCAAGGCCGGCATCACCGGCACCCCGAAGACGCTGGACGAGTTCTACGGCGACCTCGACAAGCTGAAGGCCACCCAGGGCGTCAGCCAGCCGATCTACCTGCCGGGCCAGGAGTGGTACACCTACTTCGGCCTGCTCGCCGGCCAGGGCGGCCAGATCGCCAAGCAGAACGGCTCGACCTGGGTCGGCAACCTGGAGTCGCCGGAGGCCAAGGACGCCTTCGCGACCTACCAGAAGCTGCAGAGCTACTCGACCGCGCCGAAGGACAAGGACGAGGCCACCCCGGAGCAGACCACCGTCTTCTCCAAGGGTGACGTGGGCGCCATGATCGGCCTGGGCTGGGAGGCCCCGGACCCGAAGGACATCCCGGCCGACCAGGTGGGCTACTTCCCGCTCCCCGGCAAGACCGCGGACAAGCCGTCCGGCGTCTTCCTCGGCGGCTCGAACCTGGCGATCGCCCAGGACACCAAGAACCCCGACCTGGCCAAGGGTCTGCTGAAGATCATGCTGTCGGACAAGTACGAGGGCCAGATGGCCTCCGCCGGCCTGATCCCGAACAAGACCTCGCTGGACTCGCTGGCCACCACCCCGTTCGCCCAGGCCGCCATCCCGGCCTCGGCCAACGGCTCCACCACCCCGAACACGCCGAACTGGGCCAACGTGGAGAACACCCCGAACCCGATCAAGGACTTCCTCGCCGCGGTCCTCCAGGGTGCGGACTACGACTCCACCGCGAAGAAGTACGACGACACCATGACGAAGCTTCTCGGCCAGAAGCAGTAG